A genome region from Pseudomonas pergaminensis includes the following:
- the mprF gene encoding bifunctional lysylphosphatidylglycerol flippase/synthetase MprF → MRANSSEPQDTVTAEQPITPTRLRWLDLVSKYRQPIGLAVTLLLFAIALIACRHLLLELDLYALHDSILEVPKPALLGAFAAAVAGFVILLGYEFSGARYAGVNLPAKTLALGGFTAFAIGNAIGLSMLSGGSVRYRLYARHGIGASEVAHMTVFASLALGTALPPLAALATLSNLPAASTYLHLSQGLLGGIAGAVLLLSAVLCIGIYRRRLPEQPYPDNLLVKAGRRTLRLPGRRLTFLQLIITALDVAAAATVLYMLLPEAPPFGPFLLVYLLALAAGVLSHVPGGVGVFEAILLAAFADKLGAAPLAAALLLYRMIYVVLPLLIACVFLLVNEAQRLFQTQQSLRVASGLAAPVLAVLVFLSGVVLLFSGATPEIDSRLENIGFLIPHRLIDASHFGASLIGVLCLLLAQGLRRRLSAAWMLTMVLLLVGALLSLLKGFDWEEASLMTMTAILLAIFRRSFYRASRLTELPFSPLYLVASVCVLGASIWLLLFAYQDVPYSHQLWWQFTLDANAPRGLRSLLGAAVLLVIVSLTWLLRTARPVIHLPTPDELERASKILMASSQPDGGLALTGDKALLFHPNDEAFLMYARRGRSLVALYDPIGPTQPRAEMIWQFRDLCDIHHARPVFYQVRAENLPYYMDIGLTAIKLGEEARVDLKRFDLEAKGKEMKDLRYTWNRGSRDGLSLEIFEPGTAPMDELKVISDAWLTGKNVREKGFSLGRFSDDYLKHFRIAIIRFEGRPVAFANLLETYNHDLASLDLMRAHPDAPKLTMEFMMVGLIQHYKSHGYARFSLGMVPLSGLQPRRGAPLTQRLGSMVFRRGEQLYNFQGLRRFKDKFQPDWEPRYMAVPAGLDPLVALADTAALIAGGLTGLVKR, encoded by the coding sequence ATGCGCGCCAACTCGTCTGAACCACAAGACACTGTCACAGCAGAACAACCGATCACACCCACTCGTTTACGTTGGCTGGATCTGGTGAGCAAGTATCGGCAACCCATCGGGCTGGCCGTCACGTTGCTGCTGTTTGCCATCGCCCTGATCGCCTGCCGCCACCTGCTGCTGGAACTGGACCTCTACGCCCTCCACGATTCGATCCTGGAAGTGCCCAAACCCGCGCTGCTCGGCGCCTTTGCCGCCGCCGTCGCCGGTTTTGTCATTCTATTGGGCTATGAGTTTTCCGGCGCACGCTACGCGGGGGTCAATCTGCCCGCCAAGACCCTGGCCCTGGGTGGCTTTACGGCGTTCGCCATCGGCAATGCGATTGGCTTGTCGATGCTCTCGGGCGGTTCGGTTCGCTACCGTTTATATGCACGCCATGGCATCGGGGCTTCGGAAGTCGCCCACATGACCGTGTTTGCCAGCCTGGCCCTCGGCACTGCCCTGCCACCGCTGGCGGCACTGGCCACATTGAGTAACTTGCCGGCGGCGTCTACCTACCTGCATCTGTCGCAAGGCCTGCTGGGCGGCATTGCCGGCGCCGTGCTGCTGTTGTCGGCGGTGCTGTGCATCGGCATTTATCGCCGACGCCTGCCGGAACAACCCTACCCGGATAACCTGCTGGTAAAAGCCGGTCGTCGCACTCTGCGCCTGCCGGGTCGCCGCCTGACCTTCCTGCAACTGATCATTACCGCGCTGGACGTGGCCGCTGCCGCCACTGTCCTCTATATGCTGCTGCCGGAAGCGCCGCCGTTCGGTCCCTTCCTGCTGGTGTACCTGCTGGCCCTGGCCGCTGGTGTGCTCAGCCATGTGCCGGGCGGTGTGGGCGTATTCGAAGCGATTCTGCTGGCGGCCTTCGCCGATAAACTCGGTGCCGCGCCGTTGGCCGCGGCCCTGCTGCTGTACCGCATGATCTATGTGGTGCTGCCGCTGCTGATCGCCTGTGTGTTCCTGCTGGTCAACGAAGCCCAGCGCCTGTTCCAGACCCAGCAAAGCTTGCGGGTCGCCTCGGGGCTGGCAGCGCCAGTACTGGCCGTCCTGGTTTTTTTGTCTGGCGTGGTCCTGCTGTTTTCTGGCGCCACGCCCGAAATCGACTCACGCCTGGAAAACATCGGCTTCCTGATTCCCCACCGCCTGATTGACGCCTCGCACTTTGGCGCGAGCCTGATCGGTGTGCTCTGCCTGTTGCTGGCCCAGGGCCTGCGCCGACGCCTGTCGGCCGCCTGGATGCTGACCATGGTGCTGCTGCTGGTGGGCGCCCTGCTCTCGCTGCTCAAAGGCTTCGACTGGGAAGAAGCCAGCCTGATGACCATGACCGCCATCCTGCTGGCGATCTTCCGACGCTCGTTCTACCGCGCCAGCCGCCTCACCGAACTGCCCTTCTCGCCGCTGTACCTGGTGGCCAGTGTCTGCGTGCTCGGGGCTTCGATCTGGCTGCTGCTGTTCGCTTATCAAGACGTGCCCTACAGCCACCAACTGTGGTGGCAGTTCACCTTGGATGCCAACGCTCCGCGCGGCCTGCGCTCGCTGCTGGGCGCCGCCGTGCTGCTGGTGATCGTGTCCCTGACCTGGCTGCTGCGCACCGCGCGCCCGGTGATCCACCTGCCGACCCCGGACGAACTGGAGCGCGCCAGCAAGATCCTGATGGCCTCGTCCCAGCCCGACGGTGGCCTGGCGCTCACCGGCGATAAAGCGCTGCTGTTCCACCCCAACGATGAAGCCTTCCTCATGTACGCCCGTCGCGGGCGTAGCCTGGTGGCCTTGTACGACCCGATCGGCCCGACCCAACCACGGGCGGAGATGATCTGGCAGTTCCGCGACCTGTGCGACATCCATCATGCGCGCCCGGTGTTCTACCAGGTCCGCGCGGAGAACCTGCCGTACTACATGGACATCGGCCTCACCGCGATCAAGCTGGGCGAAGAAGCCCGCGTCGACCTCAAACGCTTTGACCTGGAAGCCAAGGGCAAAGAGATGAAGGACCTGCGCTACACCTGGAACCGCGGCTCGCGGGACGGCCTGTCCCTGGAGATCTTTGAACCGGGCACGGCGCCGATGGACGAACTCAAGGTGATCTCCGATGCCTGGCTGACCGGCAAGAACGTACGGGAAAAAGGCTTTTCCCTGGGACGCTTCAGCGACGACTACCTCAAGCACTTTCGTATTGCGATCATTCGCTTCGAAGGGCGCCCGGTGGCCTTCGCCAACCTGCTCGAGACCTACAACCACGACCTGGCCAGTCTCGACCTGATGCGCGCCCACCCGGACGCGCCCAAGCTGACCATGGAATTCATGATGGTCGGCCTGATTCAACACTATAAGAGTCACGGCTACGCCCGCTTCAGCCTCGGCATGGTGCCGTTGTCGGGCCTGCAACCACGACGCGGTGCCCCGCTGACCCAACGCCTGGGCTCGATGGTGTTCCGACGTGGCGAGCAACTGTATAACTTCCAAGGTTTGCGCCGCTTCAAAGACAAGTTCCAGCCTGACTGGGAACCCCGTTACATGGCCGTGCCCGCAGGACTTGATCCGCTGGTGGCACTGGCCGATACCGCCGCCCTGATCGCGGGCGGCTTGACTGGATTGGTGAAACGCTGA
- a CDS encoding virulence factor family protein has product MIRRSWRYVLAFVVLLALILGGGYWYWNRPAPQPTLEQLPQADGSVMTRVTPYGTPKARVAVAVLADATLTDSQLIALSQGGKAQLVQVILPKDDCKLQEQALQNALGQLKGPATLVSGIGPGASLAWRWLAAQTDDKANAISVGFAMTQEGCKDPLPKTAAHGNWLVAWNDNPDDDAASFVRDTPRATTSISDYDIHYPQVLNNELRKQLVGSDNGGLAIPVVEVPAGQAKDTVTLFLSGDGGWRDLDRDVAGEMAKIGYPVVGIDTLRYYWQHKTPEQSAKDLTELMQHYRQKWGTKRFVLTGYSFGADVLPAIYNRLPENEQQRVDAIILLAFARTGSFEIEVEGWLGNAGKEAATGPEMAKLPPEKVVCIYGAEEVDESGCTDKTAVGEALKLPGGHHFDENYPALAKRLVDIIVKHQAKDKAE; this is encoded by the coding sequence ATGATTCGACGCTCCTGGCGGTATGTGTTGGCCTTTGTAGTGCTGCTCGCCCTGATCCTGGGTGGCGGCTATTGGTACTGGAACCGCCCTGCCCCGCAGCCGACCCTGGAGCAATTGCCCCAGGCCGACGGCTCGGTCATGACCCGTGTGACGCCCTACGGCACGCCTAAAGCCCGTGTCGCCGTCGCCGTGCTGGCCGATGCAACCTTGACCGATAGCCAACTGATTGCCTTGAGCCAGGGCGGCAAGGCGCAGCTTGTCCAGGTGATCCTGCCCAAGGACGACTGCAAGCTGCAGGAACAGGCGCTGCAAAACGCCCTGGGCCAGCTCAAGGGCCCGGCCACCCTGGTCAGCGGCATCGGCCCTGGCGCAAGCCTGGCCTGGCGCTGGCTGGCGGCACAGACCGACGACAAGGCCAACGCCATCTCCGTCGGTTTCGCCATGACCCAGGAAGGTTGCAAGGACCCGCTGCCGAAAACGGCGGCCCACGGCAACTGGCTGGTGGCCTGGAACGACAACCCTGACGACGATGCCGCCAGTTTCGTACGCGACACACCGCGTGCCACCACCAGCATCAGCGACTACGACATTCACTACCCGCAAGTGCTGAACAACGAGTTGCGCAAGCAACTGGTGGGCTCGGACAACGGCGGCCTGGCCATTCCGGTGGTTGAAGTACCCGCGGGCCAAGCCAAGGACACCGTCACCCTATTCCTCTCCGGTGACGGCGGCTGGCGTGACCTGGACCGCGACGTGGCGGGTGAAATGGCCAAGATCGGCTACCCAGTGGTCGGTATCGACACCCTGCGCTACTACTGGCAGCACAAGACCCCGGAACAAAGCGCCAAGGACCTCACCGAACTGATGCAGCACTACCGTCAGAAGTGGGGCACCAAGCGCTTCGTGCTGACCGGTTACTCGTTCGGCGCCGATGTATTGCCGGCCATTTACAACCGCCTGCCGGAAAACGAGCAGCAGCGTGTGGATGCAATCATCCTGCTGGCCTTCGCCCGTACGGGCAGCTTCGAGATTGAAGTGGAAGGTTGGCTGGGCAACGCCGGCAAAGAAGCCGCCACCGGCCCGGAAATGGCCAAGCTGCCCCCTGAAAAAGTGGTGTGCATCTACGGCGCGGAAGAAGTCGACGAGAGCGGCTGCACCGACAAGACAGCCGTGGGTGAGGCGTTGAAGCTGCCAGGTGGGCATCACTTCGACGAGAACTACCCGGCGCTGGCCAAGCGGTTGGTGGATATCATCGTGAAGCACCAGGCCAAGGATAAAGCCGAGTAA
- the recJ gene encoding single-stranded-DNA-specific exonuclease RecJ: MRIDPRPLPAVLPFLGELPPLLTRLYAARGVQSEAELDKSLARLIPYQQLKGIDAAVDLLVTALEQRQRILIVGDFDADGATASTVGTLGLRLLGAAHVDYLVPNRFEYGYGLTPEIVAVALQRNPQLLITVDNGISSVEGVAAAKAAGLQVLVTDHHLPGDELPAADAIVNPNQPGCEFPSKALAGVGVIFYVLMALRARLRSLGWYESKPQPNIGELLDLVALGSVADVVPLDANNRILVHQGLERIRAGRARSGIKAILEVAKRDAARITSTDLGFILGPRLNAAGRLDDMSLGIECLLTTDVAAAREMAAQLDGMNQDRKSIEQGMQREALAQLKDLPVESMPYGLCLFDPEWHQGVIGILASRMKERYFRPTIAFADAGDGLLKGSGRSVQGFHIRDALAVVASQHPNLIAKYGGHAMAAGLTLREENFPLFAEAFDAEVRRQLREEDLTGRLLSDGTLAVEEFHLELARALRHAGPWGQHFPEPVFHGVFQLVEQRVVGERHLKVVLKTECGSVKLDGIAFGVDREVWPNPTVRWVELAYKLDVNEFRGNETVQLMIAHIEPR; encoded by the coding sequence ATGCGTATCGATCCTCGCCCGTTGCCCGCTGTCCTGCCGTTTCTCGGTGAATTGCCACCGCTGTTGACCCGTCTCTACGCCGCGCGCGGGGTGCAGTCCGAGGCCGAGCTGGATAAAAGCCTGGCGCGGTTGATTCCCTATCAGCAGCTCAAGGGCATCGACGCGGCGGTGGACTTGCTGGTGACCGCGTTGGAGCAGCGCCAGCGCATCCTCATCGTCGGCGACTTCGACGCCGACGGCGCCACTGCCAGCACCGTGGGCACCTTGGGCTTGCGCCTGCTCGGTGCGGCGCATGTCGACTACCTGGTGCCCAACCGCTTCGAATACGGCTATGGCCTGACCCCGGAGATCGTCGCCGTTGCGCTGCAGCGCAATCCCCAACTGCTGATTACCGTGGACAACGGTATCTCCAGCGTCGAAGGCGTGGCGGCGGCGAAAGCGGCGGGGCTGCAAGTGCTGGTGACCGACCACCACTTGCCCGGCGATGAGTTGCCGGCAGCGGACGCCATCGTCAACCCGAACCAGCCGGGCTGTGAATTCCCGAGCAAGGCCCTGGCGGGTGTGGGCGTGATCTTCTACGTGCTGATGGCCCTGCGCGCGCGCCTGCGCAGCCTGGGCTGGTACGAAAGCAAGCCACAACCCAACATCGGCGAGTTGCTCGACCTGGTTGCCCTGGGCAGCGTCGCCGACGTGGTGCCCCTGGACGCCAACAACCGCATCCTCGTGCATCAAGGCCTGGAGCGTATCCGCGCTGGCCGTGCGCGGTCGGGGATCAAGGCGATCCTGGAAGTGGCCAAGCGCGACGCGGCACGCATCACTTCCACTGACCTGGGCTTTATCCTCGGCCCGCGCCTGAATGCCGCCGGGCGCCTGGATGACATGAGCCTGGGGATCGAATGCCTGCTGACCACCGACGTTGCCGCTGCCCGTGAAATGGCCGCGCAACTGGATGGCATGAATCAGGACCGTAAATCCATCGAACAAGGGATGCAGCGCGAGGCCTTGGCCCAGCTCAAGGACCTGCCGGTGGAGTCGATGCCCTATGGCTTGTGCCTGTTCGACCCGGAATGGCACCAAGGTGTGATCGGCATTCTGGCGTCGCGGATGAAGGAGCGGTATTTCCGACCGACCATCGCCTTTGCCGACGCCGGTGATGGCCTGTTGAAGGGCTCAGGGCGCTCTGTGCAGGGTTTTCATATCCGTGACGCCCTGGCGGTGGTCGCGAGCCAGCATCCCAACCTGATCGCCAAATACGGCGGCCACGCCATGGCGGCTGGCCTGACACTGCGCGAGGAAAACTTCCCACTGTTTGCCGAAGCGTTTGACGCTGAAGTGCGCCGGCAACTGCGTGAGGAAGACCTGACCGGACGCTTGTTGTCGGACGGCACTCTGGCGGTGGAAGAGTTTCACTTGGAACTGGCCCGCGCGTTGCGACATGCCGGGCCGTGGGGTCAGCACTTTCCCGAGCCGGTCTTTCACGGCGTATTCCAGTTGGTAGAGCAGCGCGTGGTGGGTGAGCGGCACCTGAAGGTGGTGCTCAAGACTGAATGCGGGTCAGTGAAACTCGATGGCATTGCCTTTGGCGTGGACCGTGAGGTCTGGCCGAACCCGACCGTGCGTTGGGTGGAGTTGGCGTACAAGCTGGATGTGAACGAGTTTCGTGGGAATGAGACGGTGCAACTGATGATTGCCCACATCGAACCGCGCTGA
- a CDS encoding YaeQ family protein — protein MAQPSTTYKFELNLTDLDRSVYESVKQTIARHPSETEERMTVRLLAYALWYNEQLAFGRGLSDVDEPALWEKSLDDRVLHWIEVGQPDADRLTWCSRRTERTSLLAYGSLRVWEGKVVPVANNLKNVHIAAVPQEVLETLAKDMPRVIKWDVMISEGTIFVTDDRGQHEVQLQWLVGERG, from the coding sequence ATGGCCCAGCCGTCCACGACCTACAAATTCGAACTCAACCTCACCGACCTCGATCGCTCGGTGTACGAGAGCGTCAAACAGACCATCGCCCGCCACCCTTCGGAAACCGAAGAGCGCATGACCGTGCGTCTGTTGGCCTACGCCCTCTGGTACAACGAGCAGTTGGCGTTCGGCCGTGGCCTGTCAGATGTAGACGAGCCAGCCCTGTGGGAAAAAAGCCTGGATGACCGGGTTTTGCACTGGATCGAAGTCGGCCAGCCCGATGCCGACCGCCTCACCTGGTGCTCGCGCCGCACCGAACGCACCAGCCTGCTGGCCTATGGCAGCCTGCGCGTGTGGGAAGGCAAGGTAGTGCCGGTGGCGAATAACCTGAAAAACGTGCACATCGCCGCCGTGCCCCAGGAAGTCCTCGAGACCCTGGCCAAGGACATGCCCCGTGTTATCAAGTGGGACGTGATGATCAGCGAAGGCACGATCTTCGTCACCGATGATCGCGGCCAGCATGAAGTCCAACTGCAATGGCTGGTCGGCGAACGCGGCTAA
- a CDS encoding CaiB/BaiF CoA transferase family protein, with protein MSFNAKPLAGLKVIELGTLIAGPFASRICAEFGAEVIKVESPDGGDPLRKWRKLYEGTSLWWFVQARNKQSLTLNLKHPDGLAILKQLLADADILIENFRPGVLEKLGLSWETLHALNPKLVMVRLSGFGQTGPMKDQPGFGAVGESMGGLRYITGFEDRPPVRTGISIGDSIAALWAVIGALMALRHREVNGGLGQVVDVALYEAIFAMMESMIPEFDVFGFIRERTGNIMPGITPSSIHTSADGKHVQIGANGDAIFKRFMCAIGREDLANDPVLASNDGRDSRRDELYGVIDRWVNSLPLDQVVDLLNKAEVPASRIYSAEDMLGDPQFLAREMFLKAKLPGGKDFKMPGIVPKLSDTPGSCEWVGPQLGEHNSVVLGGLGYDAAAIVRLREEGAI; from the coding sequence ATGTCGTTTAATGCCAAACCGCTTGCCGGCCTGAAAGTCATCGAACTCGGCACCCTGATCGCCGGACCATTCGCCTCCCGCATCTGCGCGGAATTCGGCGCCGAGGTGATCAAGGTCGAATCACCCGACGGCGGCGACCCGCTGCGCAAATGGCGCAAGCTGTACGAGGGCACGTCGCTGTGGTGGTTTGTGCAGGCGCGCAACAAGCAGTCGCTGACATTGAACCTCAAGCACCCGGACGGCCTGGCCATCCTCAAACAACTGCTGGCGGACGCCGACATCCTGATCGAGAACTTCCGCCCCGGCGTGCTGGAAAAGCTCGGCCTGAGCTGGGAAACCCTGCACGCCCTCAACCCCAAGCTGGTGATGGTGCGCCTCTCTGGCTTTGGCCAGACCGGACCGATGAAAGACCAGCCAGGGTTCGGTGCGGTGGGTGAGTCCATGGGCGGCCTGCGCTACATCACCGGTTTCGAAGACCGCCCGCCGGTGCGTACCGGCATTTCCATCGGCGATTCGATTGCCGCTTTGTGGGCGGTGATCGGCGCACTGATGGCGCTGCGTCATCGAGAGGTTAACGGCGGCCTGGGCCAGGTGGTGGATGTGGCGCTGTACGAAGCCATCTTCGCCATGATGGAAAGCATGATTCCGGAGTTCGATGTGTTTGGCTTCATTCGCGAGCGCACCGGCAACATCATGCCCGGCATTACGCCGTCCTCGATCCACACCAGCGCCGACGGCAAGCATGTACAGATTGGCGCCAACGGCGATGCGATCTTCAAGCGCTTCATGTGCGCCATTGGTCGTGAAGACCTGGCCAATGACCCTGTGCTTGCCAGCAATGACGGCCGCGATAGCCGCCGTGATGAGCTGTATGGGGTGATTGATCGCTGGGTGAACTCGCTGCCGCTGGACCAGGTGGTCGACCTGCTGAATAAGGCCGAGGTGCCTGCCAGTCGGATCTACAGTGCCGAGGACATGCTCGGCGACCCGCAATTCCTCGCCAGGGAAATGTTCCTCAAGGCCAAGCTCCCCGGTGGCAAGGACTTCAAGATGCCCGGCATCGTGCCCAAGCTGTCGGACACGCCGGGCAGCTGCGAATGGGTGGGGCCGCAGTTGGGCGAACATAACAGCGTGGTGCTCGGCGGGCTGGGCTACGACGCGGCCGCCATTGTGCGTTTGCGCGAGGAAGGCGCGATCTGA
- a CDS encoding TIGR02285 family protein, whose amino-acid sequence MVRRLVQLGLGALLACGWPLAASAADTLIWLLRDLPPLTIFEGPRKGQGALDELLPRLIERLPEYRHQVLHVNRARGTQMLRESSFTCDPSLLWTPERATYVVFSRQAFAVPSNGVTIRRSQQEAIAPFIVDGQFDLQAFLDTPGARVGATAERSYGPVIDERLKHADAHKLALHYGNDALGSLLQMQRLGRLEAVLGYSPEIRYHSLQQGIAADDLHFYPIKGTAPYQRTHIACSATPQGRRAIERIDQVLRDIPLQDVQQSYATWLDPVMREQYLRDNSQFFQDSPAP is encoded by the coding sequence ATGGTACGTCGGCTCGTTCAGCTAGGCCTCGGCGCCCTGCTCGCCTGCGGCTGGCCCCTGGCCGCGAGCGCCGCAGACACGCTGATCTGGCTGTTGCGTGACCTGCCACCCCTGACTATTTTCGAAGGCCCACGCAAAGGCCAGGGGGCGTTGGACGAACTATTGCCGAGGCTGATCGAACGCCTGCCGGAATATCGGCACCAGGTGCTTCACGTCAATCGCGCACGGGGCACACAAATGCTGCGTGAATCCTCGTTCACTTGCGATCCCTCGCTGCTGTGGACGCCGGAACGGGCCACGTACGTGGTGTTTTCTCGCCAGGCGTTTGCCGTTCCCAGTAATGGCGTCACGATCCGGCGCAGCCAGCAGGAAGCCATAGCGCCCTTTATCGTGGATGGCCAATTCGACCTGCAGGCGTTTCTCGACACCCCTGGAGCGCGGGTAGGCGCCACCGCAGAACGCAGCTACGGCCCGGTTATCGATGAGCGACTTAAACACGCCGACGCGCACAAGCTGGCGCTCCATTACGGCAATGATGCGCTGGGCAGCTTGTTGCAAATGCAGCGCCTGGGACGGCTGGAAGCGGTGCTGGGTTACTCGCCGGAAATTCGCTACCACTCGCTGCAACAAGGAATCGCTGCCGACGACCTGCATTTTTACCCGATCAAAGGCACAGCGCCCTACCAACGTACGCATATCGCCTGCTCGGCTACGCCCCAGGGGCGCCGTGCCATCGAACGAATCGACCAAGTGCTGCGTGACATCCCTTTGCAAGACGTGCAGCAGTCCTATGCCACGTGGCTGGACCCGGTCATGCGCGAACAGTACCTGCGCGACAACTCGCAGTTTTTCCAGGACTCACCAGCGCCGTGA
- a CDS encoding DUF3509 domain-containing protein, with translation MESISLLLEEALSPYQVTLTTSGVQDECLVTVKNPAGAMVVEREVDRAQLMDKRVLVDVVDCLLRDIKIAEGRLEPSVIAALRNAAQTRSPAAA, from the coding sequence ATGGAAAGTATCAGCCTATTGCTCGAAGAAGCACTGAGCCCTTATCAGGTTACGCTGACCACCTCCGGTGTGCAGGACGAGTGCCTGGTGACGGTGAAGAATCCTGCCGGTGCTATGGTGGTCGAACGTGAAGTCGATCGTGCGCAATTGATGGACAAGCGCGTACTGGTAGACGTGGTGGATTGCTTGTTGCGCGATATCAAGATTGCCGAAGGGCGCTTGGAACCCTCGGTCATCGCGGCCTTGCGTAACGCGGCCCAGACGCGCAGCCCCGCTGCTGCATGA
- the thrC gene encoding threonine synthase yields MRYISTRGQAPALNFEDVLLAGLATDGGLYVPENLPRFTQEEIASWAGLPYHELAFRVMRPFVTGSIPDADFKKILEETYGVFSHNAIAPLRQLNGNEWVLELFHGPTLAFKDFALQLLGRLLDYVLEKRGERVVIIGATSGDTGSAAIEGCKHCENVDIFILHPHKRVSEVQRRQMTTIFGENIHNIAIEGNFDDCQEMVKNSFADQSFLKGTRLVAVNSINWARIMAQIVYYFHASLQLGGPARSVSFSVPTGNFGDIFAGYLARNMGLPINQLIVATNRNDILHRFMSGNQYVKETLHATLSPSMDIMVSSNFERLLFDMHGRNGAAIAGLMDTFKSGGGFSVDEERWTETRKLFDSLAVDDAQTCETIAEVYAQTGELLDPHTAIGVKAARECRRSLDIPMVILGTAHPVKFPEAVEKAGVGKALELPVHLADLFEREERCTVLANDLKAVQAFVSQHGNRGKPL; encoded by the coding sequence ATGCGTTATATCAGCACCCGCGGCCAGGCACCGGCCCTGAATTTCGAAGACGTCCTGCTGGCAGGCCTTGCCACTGACGGTGGCCTGTACGTGCCGGAAAACCTGCCACGTTTCACCCAGGAAGAAATCGCTTCGTGGGCCGGCCTGCCGTACCACGAGCTGGCGTTCCGGGTGATGCGCCCGTTCGTCACCGGCAGCATTCCGGATGCGGACTTCAAAAAGATTCTGGAAGAGACCTACGGCGTGTTTTCCCACAACGCCATCGCACCTCTGCGCCAGTTGAACGGCAACGAATGGGTCCTGGAGCTGTTCCACGGCCCGACCCTGGCGTTCAAGGACTTCGCCCTGCAACTGCTGGGTCGCCTGCTGGATTATGTGCTGGAGAAACGCGGCGAGCGCGTGGTGATCATCGGCGCCACCTCCGGTGATACCGGCTCGGCGGCCATCGAAGGCTGCAAGCACTGCGAAAACGTCGACATCTTCATCCTGCACCCGCACAAGCGCGTGTCGGAAGTGCAACGCCGGCAGATGACCACCATTTTCGGCGAGAACATCCACAACATCGCCATCGAAGGCAACTTCGATGACTGCCAGGAAATGGTCAAGAACAGCTTCGCCGACCAGAGCTTCCTGAAGGGCACACGCCTGGTGGCGGTGAACTCGATCAACTGGGCGCGGATCATGGCCCAGATCGTCTACTACTTCCACGCCTCGCTGCAGCTGGGCGGCCCGGCGCGTTCGGTGTCGTTCTCGGTGCCGACCGGCAACTTTGGCGATATCTTCGCCGGTTACCTGGCGCGCAACATGGGCCTGCCGATCAACCAATTGATCGTCGCCACCAACCGCAACGACATCCTGCACCGCTTCATGAGCGGCAACCAGTACGTCAAGGAAACCCTGCACGCGACCCTGTCGCCGTCCATGGACATCATGGTCTCGTCGAACTTCGAGCGCCTGCTGTTCGACATGCACGGTCGTAACGGTGCAGCGATTGCCGGCTTGATGGACACCTTCAAGAGCGGCGGCGGTTTCAGTGTTGATGAAGAGCGCTGGACCGAAACCCGCAAGCTGTTCGATTCCCTGGCCGTGGACGATGCACAGACCTGCGAAACCATCGCTGAAGTCTACGCCCAGACCGGCGAGCTGCTCGACCCGCACACCGCCATCGGTGTGAAGGCTGCCCGTGAATGCCGTCGTAGCCTGGACATCCCGATGGTGATCCTCGGTACCGCGCACCCGGTTAAATTCCCCGAAGCGGTGGAGAAGGCCGGCGTTGGCAAGGCGCTGGAATTGCCGGTGCACCTGGCAGACCTGTTTGAGCGTGAAGAGCGTTGCACCGTATTGGCCAATGACCTGAAGGCTGTGCAGGCGTTTGTGAGCCAGCATGGCAACCGGGGTAAACCGCTGTAA